From Neobacillus sp. PS2-9, the proteins below share one genomic window:
- the leuB gene encoding 3-isopropylmalate dehydrogenase has translation MKKHIVLLPGDGIGKEVIHSAREVLSALAEEYNHSFSFETHEIGGAAIDLYGTPLPESTVDACKQADAVLLGAVGGPKWDQNPSHLRPERGLLGIRKALDLYANLRPIKGFKNLLHASPLKEEVVSGSDLLIVRELTGGLYFGTPSERRDNGNAVVDTLAYTRKEIERIVDKGFQAAQQRRGHLTSVDKANVLESSKLWREVVEEKKAQYPDVAVEHVLVDAAAMKLITSPTHFDVIVTENLFGDILSDEASVLTGSLGMLPSASLREDGVGLYEPVHGSAPDIAGKGVANPVAMILSAALMLRYSFQLDDEAKVIEDAVQSVLDAGFHTGDLQVTDGRLVGTVEMTKLIVDYIKSQNASKCIASCYF, from the coding sequence ATGAAAAAACATATTGTCTTACTTCCTGGTGATGGAATCGGTAAGGAAGTCATTCATTCAGCAAGAGAAGTATTAAGTGCCTTAGCAGAAGAATATAATCATTCATTCAGCTTTGAGACTCATGAAATCGGAGGAGCAGCCATTGATCTTTACGGCACTCCCCTTCCAGAATCAACTGTTGATGCCTGTAAACAGGCAGATGCTGTACTACTTGGAGCAGTAGGTGGGCCTAAATGGGATCAGAACCCTTCCCATCTACGACCAGAACGTGGCTTGCTTGGCATTCGAAAGGCCCTTGATTTATATGCAAACTTACGGCCAATCAAGGGATTTAAAAATCTCCTCCATGCATCACCATTAAAGGAAGAAGTAGTATCTGGCAGCGACCTCCTTATTGTACGTGAATTAACTGGCGGCCTTTACTTCGGGACACCAAGTGAACGCCGTGACAACGGAAACGCAGTAGTAGACACACTTGCTTACACACGTAAAGAGATTGAAAGAATTGTAGATAAAGGCTTCCAAGCTGCCCAGCAGCGGCGCGGTCACTTAACTTCTGTTGACAAGGCAAATGTCCTTGAATCAAGTAAGTTATGGCGCGAAGTGGTCGAGGAGAAAAAGGCTCAATATCCGGATGTTGCAGTTGAACATGTGTTAGTTGATGCAGCTGCAATGAAATTGATTACAAGCCCGACTCACTTTGACGTCATCGTTACTGAGAATCTATTCGGAGACATCTTAAGTGATGAAGCATCCGTCCTAACCGGTTCGCTCGGCATGCTTCCATCTGCCAGCTTACGTGAAGATGGGGTGGGCCTTTATGAACCTGTTCATGGCTCCGCACCTGATATCGCTGGAAAAGGAGTGGCTAATCCAGTTGCGATGATTTTATCAGCTGCTCTCATGCTACGTTATTCCTTCCAATTGGATGATGAAGCGAAGGTCATTGAAGACGCGGTTCAGTCTGTACTTGATGCTGGCTTCCATACGGGGGATCTCCAAGTGACAGATGGGCGCCTTGTAGGAACAGTAGAAATGACAAAACTGATTGTAGATTACATTAAATCGCAAAACGCATCCAAGTGTATCGCCAGCTGTTATTTTTAA
- the leuC gene encoding 3-isopropylmalate dehydratase large subunit: MQTPKNIIQKIWEQHVVHQEEGKPDLLYIDLHLVHEVTSPQAFEGLRINGRKVRRPDLTYATMDHNVPTRQRLVINDPISKKQIDTLQENCQEFGITLADIHHPDNGIVHVIGPELGLTQPGKTIVCGDSHTSTHGAFGALAFGIGTSEVEHVLATQTLWQAPPKTLNVKVNGKLGIGVTAKDLILAIIGKFGVQFGTGYVMEYTGEAIRSLSMEERMTVCNMSIEAGARAGLITPDETTFEYLRGRRHVPQGEAFEEAVAKWQSLATDEGAAYDAVVEIDAAEVEPQVTWGTNPGMCIPVTANVPSPDDVDRPSEQDEINRALEYMGLTAGEPISNVKIDHVFIGSCTNSRLSDLRKAAEVLRGRKVSPSVTAIVVPGSFSIKLAAEKEGLDVIFKEAGFEWREAGCSMCLAMNDDIVPAGERCASTSNRNFEGRQGNGARTHLVSPEMAAAAAVAGHFVDVRQFTAQEVM, translated from the coding sequence ATGCAAACACCAAAAAATATTATCCAAAAAATTTGGGAACAGCATGTAGTCCATCAAGAGGAAGGAAAACCGGATTTATTATATATCGATTTACACCTCGTACATGAAGTGACCTCTCCTCAAGCATTTGAGGGCTTACGAATAAATGGACGTAAAGTCCGCCGTCCGGATCTTACTTACGCAACGATGGACCATAATGTTCCTACCCGACAACGTCTTGTCATTAATGACCCAATCTCTAAAAAGCAAATCGATACCTTACAGGAAAACTGTCAGGAATTCGGTATTACACTTGCTGATATTCATCATCCCGATAATGGTATTGTCCATGTCATTGGTCCTGAGCTTGGCCTCACCCAGCCTGGAAAAACGATTGTTTGCGGGGATAGTCACACCTCTACACATGGTGCATTTGGAGCCCTTGCCTTTGGAATTGGTACAAGTGAAGTAGAACATGTACTTGCCACTCAAACGCTTTGGCAGGCACCGCCAAAAACTCTTAATGTAAAAGTAAACGGCAAACTTGGGATTGGTGTAACAGCAAAGGACCTCATTCTAGCCATCATCGGCAAGTTCGGCGTCCAATTTGGAACGGGTTATGTGATGGAATACACAGGTGAAGCGATTCGCTCCTTATCCATGGAAGAGCGAATGACTGTCTGCAATATGTCAATTGAGGCTGGTGCGAGAGCGGGTCTGATCACTCCTGATGAAACTACGTTTGAGTATTTACGCGGACGCCGCCATGTGCCACAAGGAGAAGCATTTGAAGAAGCTGTTGCTAAGTGGCAATCACTTGCGACAGACGAAGGCGCAGCTTATGATGCTGTGGTTGAAATTGATGCAGCGGAAGTCGAGCCACAGGTGACGTGGGGAACAAACCCTGGCATGTGCATTCCTGTTACAGCTAACGTTCCAAGCCCAGATGATGTTGATAGACCAAGCGAGCAGGACGAAATTAACCGGGCTCTTGAATATATGGGACTTACGGCTGGAGAACCTATCTCCAACGTTAAAATTGACCATGTTTTCATTGGTTCGTGTACAAACTCCAGGTTAAGCGACTTACGAAAAGCAGCTGAAGTCTTGCGCGGCAGAAAGGTTAGCCCTTCTGTTACCGCTATCGTGGTACCCGGTTCGTTTAGTATAAAACTGGCTGCAGAGAAGGAAGGCTTGGATGTCATCTTTAAAGAGGCAGGCTTTGAATGGCGAGAGGCCGGCTGCAGTATGTGTTTAGCAATGAATGATGATATCGTTCCGGCAGGCGAGCGCTGTGCCTCCACTTCTAACCGAAACTTTGAAGGGCGACAAGGAAATGGCGCACGGACCCATTTGGTCAGTCCAGAAATGGCTGCAGCTGCTGCAGTTGCAGGTCATTTTGTTGATGTCCGTCAATTCACTGCTCAGGAGGTTATGTAG
- the leuD gene encoding 3-isopropylmalate dehydratase small subunit, translating into MEPLRIHQGLVCPLNRPNVDTDQIIPKQFLKRIERSGFGQYLFYHWRFDDAGNLRPDFPLNLPKYQGASILVAGENFGCGSSREHAPWAVQDFGFKVIIAPSYADIFKNNCVKNGILAVQASESQVQTIMKNAEAEGYKLTVNLEEQRVFDNSGFEMTFDIAPYPKQMLLNGWDEIGVTLTYEDKIKQYELER; encoded by the coding sequence ATGGAACCACTACGCATTCACCAAGGACTTGTTTGCCCATTAAACAGGCCTAATGTAGATACAGATCAAATTATTCCGAAGCAATTTTTGAAGCGAATTGAACGCAGTGGCTTTGGTCAATACCTCTTTTATCATTGGCGCTTTGATGATGCGGGCAATTTACGGCCTGATTTCCCTTTGAATCTGCCAAAATATCAGGGTGCCTCCATCTTGGTTGCTGGTGAGAACTTCGGTTGCGGCTCATCCCGTGAGCATGCACCATGGGCCGTGCAGGATTTTGGCTTTAAGGTAATCATCGCACCAAGCTACGCCGATATTTTTAAAAATAACTGTGTAAAAAATGGAATTCTAGCCGTTCAAGCAAGTGAATCACAGGTACAAACCATTATGAAAAACGCTGAAGCCGAGGGCTACAAGCTAACAGTCAATCTTGAGGAACAAAGAGTGTTTGACAACTCGGGATTCGAGATGACTTTTGATATCGCTCCGTATCCTAAACAAATGCTTCTTAACGGTTGGGATGAGATTGGGGTTACTTTAACCTATGAGGATAAAATCAAGCAATATGAATTAGAAAGATAA
- a CDS encoding GNAT family N-acetyltransferase produces the protein MHWYEKLNQYFPLEEMKSREHMETLLKERSEIYHKDEGPNHVLMYVELDNFIFIDYLFVSKNARGEGLGHKLLEKLKQKRKPIILEVEPVNYGDTDTEKRLHFYKREKFEHAVSIGYERRSLATNEINRMEILYWAPNDESEEMIFEAMKKTYDMIHTYKDKHFYGESYQPVEDVLSFDEESDNKNILDKL, from the coding sequence ATGCATTGGTATGAAAAGTTGAATCAATATTTTCCTCTCGAAGAGATGAAATCACGAGAGCACATGGAGACCCTGCTGAAAGAACGTTCCGAAATCTATCATAAAGATGAAGGGCCTAATCATGTCTTGATGTATGTTGAACTAGATAATTTTATTTTTATCGATTATTTATTTGTATCCAAAAATGCCCGCGGTGAGGGACTAGGACATAAACTATTGGAAAAGTTGAAACAGAAAAGAAAGCCAATCATCCTTGAAGTAGAACCAGTTAATTATGGGGATACCGATACTGAAAAAAGGCTCCATTTTTATAAGCGGGAAAAATTCGAGCATGCTGTGTCGATTGGTTATGAGAGAAGGTCTTTGGCAACAAATGAAATTAACAGGATGGAAATCCTGTACTGGGCACCAAATGATGAGTCAGAAGAAATGATTTTTGAAGCGATGAAAAAAACATATGACATGATCCACACCTATAAGGATAAGCATTTCTATGGTGAGTCGTACCAGCCGGTGGAGGATGTACTTTCCTTTGATGAGGAATCGGATAATAAAAATATTTTAGATAAGCTTTGA
- a CDS encoding DUF3892 domain-containing protein has product MEQQDFEKIYQEYKQQSEQEAMLEANLSNSDGKEAFVAVRKNEDGDIIAFKTNTGRELDYVTALDEAKAGKVAHVDVFHKYGRDIIRSEPDGIKENNLDQLPEF; this is encoded by the coding sequence ATGGAACAACAGGATTTTGAAAAGATTTATCAAGAATATAAGCAGCAAAGTGAACAAGAAGCCATGCTCGAGGCAAATCTGAGTAATTCTGATGGTAAGGAAGCGTTTGTTGCCGTTAGAAAAAATGAGGATGGAGATATTATTGCTTTTAAAACAAATACTGGTCGAGAATTGGACTATGTAACAGCCTTGGATGAAGCGAAGGCTGGAAAAGTGGCGCACGTTGATGTCTTTCATAAATATGGTAGAGATATTATCCGAAGTGAACCTGATGGTATCAAGGAAAACAATCTCGATCAGTTACCTGAATTTTAG
- a CDS encoding RDD family protein, translated as MEPSEGNAWFYIRDHQQQGPVGTFELKKLLEQGILTAESFIWTKELEGWQMVKSLNLFPDSMVNSRMKEETPRSTLAGDWEEVKKDTYPNGRPIVRYLARFFDLSLFSLFLITLVSVFSPRFIVESSGIAIFMFSLVLYILVEASILSIFGNTLGKTILHARLRMVNGEHIDFFTALKRSIFVTAAGMGFGIPLINFICFYFSYFDLRKNGRSTWDNQIGTVVLYGKVSFARIVFVSLFPISLLVAGLII; from the coding sequence ATGGAACCGTCAGAAGGAAATGCATGGTTTTACATTCGAGATCATCAACAACAGGGACCTGTAGGTACATTTGAATTAAAAAAATTGTTGGAACAAGGTATTTTAACAGCAGAATCGTTTATATGGACAAAGGAATTAGAAGGTTGGCAAATGGTGAAAAGCCTTAACCTATTTCCTGACTCTATGGTGAATTCAAGAATGAAGGAAGAAACTCCACGTAGTACCTTAGCCGGTGACTGGGAGGAAGTCAAAAAAGACACGTATCCCAATGGAAGACCGATTGTCCGTTACCTGGCACGATTTTTTGATCTTTCCTTGTTTTCATTGTTTCTCATTACATTGGTATCCGTCTTTTCTCCAAGATTTATCGTTGAATCTTCAGGCATCGCCATTTTTATGTTCAGTCTGGTTCTCTATATTTTAGTAGAGGCCTCCATTCTCTCTATTTTTGGAAATACCTTAGGTAAGACCATACTTCATGCAAGGCTGCGAATGGTCAATGGCGAACATATTGACTTTTTTACGGCTCTTAAGCGAAGTATCTTTGTAACAGCAGCCGGAATGGGGTTTGGAATCCCCTTAATAAATTTCATTTGCTTTTATTTTTCCTATTTCGATCTTAGAAAAAATGGAAGGTCCACATGGGACAATCAGATAGGTACAGTCGTTTTATACGGCAAAGTAAGTTTCGCACGGATCGTATTCGTCAGTTTGTTTCCGATTTCTCTACTAGTCGCTGGACTGATCATCTGA
- a CDS encoding glycosyl hydrolase family 28-related protein, producing the protein MISLDKSHDPRNNGEMLAQITGIQLDIKQAVSETEELFDQLLNEAVAPIATKKPFQPSPFFKNVTEGLFRLLAKPSRLLKPTRILVDDEGMVFPDWKDTLDTEYMRLKKQITREVNVMDFGAVGDGITDCSAAFQKAIGNGRVKVIVPPGVFLTKGLKLPSWTWLEGSGKGVTTIKLNQQASKGTRLVTNANHWRGNHHLFIKGLSLDWNVERLGEATKTSTWGNHSSCLTYANVTYGWVKDVEGINPGLHCFDISSTLYNYAGDGYRARGGSKYVWLDNVTGYGFGDDGITTHHSDYIWISHSHMCDPSGRAHQKGYSNSNGIEVDDGSRNVLLVNNSSARCFGGVEIKAHQNSSAASNVVIAGHISVNDNRSFNFRHIGHHKASDAESLTAFNILALNLAAIAPVFSTLYEDSTPRGMVISAYKNVVINHFTLIGEANYDYQGNPVIAVQYRARNVLLNNISFKDFTHAGSNIKVYGGENPANSIKLENIKVLQPLNK; encoded by the coding sequence ATGATTTCCCTAGACAAATCGCACGACCCTCGAAATAATGGTGAGATGCTTGCACAAATCACAGGAATACAACTGGATATTAAGCAGGCGGTCAGCGAAACAGAAGAATTATTTGATCAGCTTTTAAACGAAGCGGTTGCCCCTATAGCTACTAAGAAACCTTTCCAACCGTCACCCTTTTTTAAAAATGTAACAGAAGGCTTATTTCGTCTACTAGCAAAACCTTCACGTCTTTTAAAACCAACGAGAATCTTAGTTGATGATGAAGGAATGGTATTCCCAGATTGGAAGGATACGCTTGATACAGAATACATGCGATTGAAAAAGCAGATAACCCGTGAAGTAAATGTCATGGATTTTGGTGCAGTTGGGGACGGTATCACAGATTGCAGTGCTGCTTTTCAAAAAGCAATTGGTAATGGACGGGTAAAAGTCATTGTCCCACCTGGAGTTTTTCTGACAAAAGGGCTCAAACTGCCCTCATGGACATGGCTTGAGGGTTCCGGTAAAGGAGTTACTACGATTAAGCTCAATCAACAGGCTTCAAAAGGTACAAGACTAGTAACCAACGCTAACCATTGGCGGGGCAACCATCATCTTTTCATTAAGGGCTTAAGCTTAGACTGGAATGTTGAAAGGCTCGGGGAAGCAACAAAAACAAGTACATGGGGGAACCATTCGAGCTGCTTAACATACGCAAATGTGACCTATGGTTGGGTAAAGGATGTAGAAGGAATCAATCCTGGACTTCATTGCTTTGATATCTCCTCCACCCTTTACAATTACGCCGGTGATGGATACCGTGCACGTGGCGGCAGTAAGTACGTTTGGCTAGACAATGTTACTGGCTATGGCTTTGGTGATGACGGAATCACCACTCATCATAGTGATTATATTTGGATTTCTCATTCGCATATGTGCGACCCGAGTGGACGAGCCCACCAAAAAGGCTATTCCAATTCAAATGGAATTGAAGTGGATGACGGATCAAGAAATGTGCTGTTAGTGAATAATTCATCTGCTAGATGCTTTGGCGGTGTAGAAATTAAAGCCCATCAAAATTCCTCAGCAGCCTCAAATGTGGTAATCGCGGGTCATATCTCTGTCAATGATAACCGTTCCTTTAACTTCCGTCATATCGGTCACCATAAAGCTTCCGATGCTGAATCACTGACTGCTTTTAACATTTTGGCATTGAATCTTGCTGCCATTGCACCTGTTTTTTCAACGTTATACGAAGATTCCACACCCCGCGGCATGGTGATTTCTGCTTATAAAAATGTGGTGATTAACCATTTTACTTTAATCGGAGAAGCTAATTACGACTATCAAGGAAATCCGGTAATAGCTGTTCAATACCGTGCTCGAAATGTGCTTCTAAATAACATTTCGTTTAAGGATTTTACTCATGCTGGATCAAATATAAAAGTTTATGGTGGCGAGAATCCTGCTAATTCTATCAAGCTGGAAAATATCAAAGTTTTACAGCCTTTGAATAAATAA
- a CDS encoding DUF1836 domain-containing protein has product MEHINQIINQLGLETNLTLDEIPKIDLYMDQVIQLFESKFNETKRNEDEKVLTKTMINNYAKGKLIFPIQNKKYSKEHLILISLIYQLKGALSINDIKVTLDGINKMIVKEELDVESFYTSYLHLTSQNAVDFKEDIEQRVMEVKGEITSLQSEDSPYLEQVLMISSLVHMSNLYRRVAEKLVDELEVEKRHKK; this is encoded by the coding sequence ATGGAACATATTAACCAAATTATTAACCAACTTGGCTTAGAGACGAACTTAACTTTGGATGAGATTCCAAAGATTGATTTATATATGGACCAGGTCATTCAATTATTTGAAAGTAAATTTAACGAAACAAAACGGAATGAGGACGAAAAGGTTCTCACCAAAACAATGATCAATAACTATGCAAAAGGGAAGTTAATTTTTCCAATTCAAAATAAGAAATATTCCAAAGAGCATCTGATTCTAATTAGTTTGATTTACCAGTTAAAAGGGGCACTTTCAATCAATGATATTAAGGTAACCCTTGACGGGATTAATAAGATGATTGTAAAAGAAGAGTTGGATGTTGAATCTTTTTATACAAGCTATCTTCATTTAACCAGCCAGAACGCAGTTGATTTTAAAGAGGACATCGAGCAAAGGGTAATGGAAGTAAAAGGAGAAATTACGTCGTTACAGAGTGAGGATTCTCCTTATCTGGAACAAGTGTTGATGATTTCTTCGCTAGTTCACATGAGTAATTTATACCGGAGAGTGGCAGAAAAGCTTGTCGATGAATTAGAGGTTGAAAAAAGGCATAAGAAATGA